A stretch of the Thunnus thynnus chromosome 7, fThuThy2.1, whole genome shotgun sequence genome encodes the following:
- the tnfaip1 gene encoding BTB/POZ domain-containing adapter for CUL3-mediated RhoA degradation protein 2: protein MSGDSCLPQHHTQSASTSPAPHLACPKTKTCSYRGAVGLGNKYVRLNVGGTLFYTTLQVLTRQNSMLKEMFSGKKEVFTDKDGWILIDRSGKHFGSVLCYLRDGTVTLPTGRQAVLELQAEAKYYLVQGLVELCQNTLQGNKEQPLCVIPVVTSSKEEERLIQSSTKPVVKLVYNRSNNKYSYTSNSDDNLLKNIELFDRLSLSFNGRVLFIKDVIGDEICCWSFYGQGRKLAEVCCTSIVYATEKKQTKVEFPEARIYEETLNTLLYETMPLPDNSLLEATRRSYSNCGSHSEEEEGPGGAELRERVRRIHVKRYSTYDDRTLGH, encoded by the exons ATGTCCGGGGACAGCTGCCTGCCCCAGCATCACACCCAGTCTGCCTCCACCTCCCCAGCCCCTCATTTGGCATGTCCCAAGACAAAGACCTGCAGTTATAGAGGAGCAGTGGGCCTGGGCAACAAGTATGTCCGGCTCAATGTTGGTGGGACCCTGTTTTACACCACACTGCAAGTGCTGACCAGGCAGAACTCCATGCTGAAAGAAATGTTCAGCGGAAAGAAGGAAGTATTCACTGATAAAGACG GTTGGATCCTGATCGACCGCAGTGGGAAGCACTTTGGCAGCGTCCTGTGCTACCTGCGTGATGGCACAGTCACCTTACCCACAGGCCGCCAGGCGGTCCTGGAGCTGCAGGCTGAGGCAAAGTACTACCTCGTCCAGGGCCTCGTGGAGCTTTGTCAAAACACCCTGCAG GGCAATAAAGAGCAACCCCTGTGTGTTATACCTGTGGTCACCTCCAGTAAGGAAGAGGAGAGGCTCATCCAGTCTTCTACCAAG CCTGTGGTGAAGCTCGTGTACAACAGAAGCAATAACAAGTACTCCTACACCAG TAACTCAGACGACAACCTGTTGAAGAACATCGAGCTGTTTGACAGGCTGTCGCTCAGCTTCAATGGCCGTGTCCTCTTCATCAAAGACGTGATTGGAGACGAGATCTGCTGCTGGTCTTTTTATGGTCAGGGGCGCAAGCTGGCTGAGGTCTGCTGCACCTCTATAGTCTACGCCACAGAGAAGAAGCAAACCAAG GTGGAGTTTCCTGAAGCTCGCATCTATGAGGAGACTCTGAACACCTTGCTGTACGAGACGATGCCGCTGCCTGACAACTCCCTGCTGGAGGCCACTCGTCGGAGCTACTCCAACTGCGGCTCTcacagtgaggaggaggaggggcctGGAGGAGCCGAGCTTCGAGAGCGCGTGCGTCGAATCCACGTCAAGAGGTACAGCACATACGACGACCGGACACTGGGACACTGA